A single Fusobacterium hominis DNA region contains:
- a CDS encoding PLP-dependent aminotransferase family protein: protein MKSKINRASQISISTQLFEILKTDILQNEWQENTRFYSIRQVSIKYNVNPNTVLKVFQTLEEQGYIYSIRGKGSFIKKGYNLSISQRMAPILNTFKFGQNMKKGEINLSNGAPPSRYFPIDEYKKIIEKILKDIDFSKKLMGYQDIQGLESLRKVIPDYLKKFKINVSKEDIIIGSGTQSILSLICSTFNQIPKKTILVSNPTYQNAVHIFKNYYNIENINLEVDGWNMREFESILKKKRIDFIYIMTNFQNPTGISWAKWKKNKLLQLSKKYDFYILEDECFCDFYYDKNIPTSLKSIDKYERVFYIKTFSKSVMPGISLGLFIPPKSFLDRFSLNKYFVDTTTSGLNQKFLEIYIKEGFLENHLCMLRDIYSKKMKYVIDKINKMSHLKVVYIPKGGFFLWLELANYIDGEKFYYKCRLRGLSILPGFLFDSSGETSYNIRLSILSAEIEEIDIGLNIIEDILKHCSGLPSQN, encoded by the coding sequence ATGAAATCAAAAATAAATAGAGCATCACAAATTTCAATTTCTACACAGCTATTTGAAATTTTAAAAACAGATATTCTTCAAAATGAATGGCAAGAAAATACTAGATTTTATTCAATAAGACAGGTATCAATTAAATATAATGTAAATCCTAATACCGTGTTAAAGGTATTTCAAACTTTAGAAGAGCAAGGGTATATATACAGTATTAGAGGAAAGGGAAGTTTTATAAAAAAAGGATATAATTTAAGTATAAGCCAGAGAATGGCTCCGATTTTAAATACATTTAAATTTGGACAGAATATGAAAAAAGGTGAAATAAATTTATCAAATGGAGCACCACCAAGTAGATATTTCCCTATAGATGAATATAAAAAAATTATAGAAAAAATACTTAAAGATATAGATTTTAGTAAGAAACTTATGGGGTATCAAGATATACAAGGACTAGAAAGTTTAAGGAAAGTTATTCCAGATTATTTAAAAAAATTTAAAATAAATGTATCTAAAGAAGATATAATAATTGGCTCAGGAACTCAGAGTATATTAAGCTTGATATGTAGTACTTTTAATCAAATTCCTAAGAAAACAATTTTAGTATCAAATCCCACTTATCAAAATGCAGTTCATATTTTTAAAAATTATTATAATATAGAAAATATTAATTTAGAAGTTGATGGTTGGAATATGAGAGAATTTGAAAGTATATTAAAGAAAAAAAGGATAGACTTTATTTATATAATGACAAACTTTCAAAATCCAACTGGAATAAGCTGGGCAAAATGGAAAAAAAACAAACTTTTGCAACTATCTAAAAAATATGATTTTTATATTTTAGAAGATGAATGTTTTTGTGATTTTTATTATGATAAAAATATTCCCACATCACTAAAATCCATAGATAAATATGAAAGAGTATTCTACATAAAAACTTTTTCTAAAAGTGTTATGCCAGGAATAAGTTTAGGGCTATTTATACCACCAAAGTCATTTTTAGATAGATTTAGTTTAAATAAATATTTTGTAGATACTACAACAAGTGGATTAAATCAAAAGTTTTTAGAAATATATATAAAAGAAGGGTTTTTAGAAAATCATTTATGTATGTTAAGAGATATATATTCAAAAAAAATGAAGTATGTTATAGATAAAATAAATAAAATGTCTCATTTAAAAGTAGTATATATCCCTAAAGGTGGTTTTTTTCTATGGTTAGAATTAGCTAACTATATTGATGGAGAAAAATTTTATTACAAGTGTAGATTGCGAGGTCTATCTATATTACCAGGATTTTTATTTGATTCATCTGGAGAAACATCTTATAATATTAGACTTAGTATTTTATCTGCTGAAATAGAGGAAATTGATATAGGATTAAATATAATCGAAGATATTTTAAAACATTGTAGTGGATTACCTAGTCAAAATTAA